A portion of the Sabethes cyaneus chromosome 3, idSabCyanKW18_F2, whole genome shotgun sequence genome contains these proteins:
- the LOC128742328 gene encoding uncharacterized protein LOC128742328, whose protein sequence is MGVNDSDSEELTSSTSKMNLTMLQTIFVKTEPDLVIDSYEEAKGSGRGDNYTAALFRLSLKGHTRANDGKKKLRWERTVICKRLPDCKIKREAFKSEALFRNEVEFYNTIMPEFVTFQKRKCNNTTTGGQIFRAVPQCYLAQDDLIMLEDLQVRGFSMPDRQAGLGMEQMRATLTELSKFHAVSLAYRKQHPSEFSKLKAKVYEGVFSRANAEWYKNYYDILTRNAIEMVTQAIPEKVEYLDKLEGFLSDCFGNMVELVNEESKLSVICHGDCWTNNILYKYDDKGCISETCFVDFQLIRYGSLALDLAYLIYCCTDASLRKENLQNWLRIYQQQLVKSLKLLGSFHDICTDEADLWLQINGEFKRYARFGLGTAMDMLPISTCSSEEAPDLYASGSDSAATPPELNVPPNELCRKKMTDIVLELVDGGML, encoded by the exons ATGGGTGTAAACGATAGTGATAGTGAAGAGCTTACATCATCGACGTCGAAGATGAATCTCACGATGCTGCAGACGATTTTTGTGAAAACTGAACCGGATTTGGTTATTGATTCTTATGAA GAAGCCAAAGGCTCCGGCAGAGGGGACAACTACACGGCCGCCCTGTTCCGATTGTCTCTCAAAGGTCACACCCGTGCCAACGACGGCAAAAAGAAACTTCGCTGGGAGCGCACCGTGATCTGCAAACGGTTGCCTGATTGTAAAATAAAACGGGAAGCCTTCAAAAGCGAAGCTCTCTTCCGCAATGAAGTTGAATTCTACAACACCATCATGCCGGAGTTTGTGACGTTCCAAAAACGCAAATGTAACAATACTACCACTGGTGGTCAAATCTTTCGAGCAGTGCCACAGTGCTATCTGGCCCAGGATGATCTGATAATGTTGGAAGATTTGCAGGTTCGTGGCTTCAGTATGCCCGATCGCCAGGCTGGACTCGGAATGGAACAAATGAGAGCAACTCTGACGGAACTGTCCAAGTTTCATGCGGTTAGTCTTGCCTATAGGAAGCAGCATCCCAGtgagttttcgaaactgaaggCTAAGGTTTATGAGGGTGTTTTCTCGCGGGCCAATGCcgagtggtacaaaaactatTACGATATCCTTACGAGGAATGCCATCGAAATGGTGACGCAAGCGATTCCGGAGAAAGTGGAGTACTTGGATAAGTTGGAGGGATTTTTGAGTGATTGCTTCGGTAATATGGTGGAGTTGGTGAACGAGGAGAGCAAGCTTTCGGTGATTTGTCATGGCGATTGTTGGACTAATAACATTCTGTACAAATATGATGATAAGGGCTGTATTAGTGAG ACGTGCTTTGTCGACTTTCAACTGATTCGCTATGGTTCGTTGGCTCTGGACCTGGCCTATTTGATTTACTGTTGTACGGATGCATCCTTacgcaaagagaatcttcaAAATTGGCTTCGAATCTATCAACAGCAGTTGGTGAAATCGTTGAAGTTACTGGGATCTTTTCATGACATCTGCACAGATGAAGCTGATCTGTGGCTTCAGATCAATGGTGAGTTCAAACGTTACGCACGCTTTGGACTGGGAACGGCCATGGACATGCTTCCAATCAGTACCTGCTCGTCGGAGGAAGCACCGGATCTGTACGCAAGTGGTTCGGACTCGGCTGCCACGCCGCCAGAGTTGAACGTTCCGCCGAATGAGCTATGTAGGAAAAAAATGACTGACATTGTACTGGAACTGGTTGACGGTGGTATGCTCTGA